The following are encoded in a window of Pseudalgibacter alginicilyticus genomic DNA:
- a CDS encoding family 43 glycosylhydrolase produces MKQLLNIFNFKQIKLLFFVLITQTINAQNPILNMNDAGFVYAADPAAEVFNDKVYVYCSRDLPDATSYTTMQDYVVLESADLKKWINHGIVLEPRKYSWANGQMNAPDVAYRDGWYYFYFPFDKTHIGVSKSKTPIGPWEEAVTEKITTIFDPTVFVDDDGQAYIYGNDHKVNIGEPGAHIMGAKLKSNMIELDGPWIQLSKEKVSEAVHVFKRNGIYYFSARVGPVTKYWMANTPLPQYATLKGELAPNAPNAPNHTSAIEFKNEWYLFYHRGDINEGSFHKRSACFEKMLFREDGTILPIEYSLDNN; encoded by the coding sequence ATGAAACAACTCTTAAATATATTTAATTTTAAACAGATAAAATTATTGTTTTTTGTATTAATAACACAAACCATAAATGCCCAAAATCCTATCTTAAATATGAATGATGCCGGATTTGTATATGCCGCAGACCCAGCAGCAGAGGTGTTTAATGACAAGGTTTACGTTTACTGTTCTAGAGATTTGCCAGATGCTACTTCATATACCACTATGCAAGATTATGTTGTTTTAGAATCTGCGGATTTAAAAAAATGGATTAATCATGGAATAGTTCTTGAACCCAGAAAATATAGTTGGGCAAATGGACAAATGAATGCACCCGATGTAGCTTATAGGGACGGTTGGTATTATTTTTATTTTCCATTTGATAAAACCCATATTGGGGTGTCAAAAAGTAAAACACCAATAGGGCCTTGGGAAGAAGCCGTTACTGAAAAAATAACTACAATATTTGATCCTACTGTTTTTGTTGATGATGATGGGCAAGCTTATATATATGGGAATGATCATAAAGTAAATATTGGGGAGCCAGGAGCTCATATAATGGGAGCTAAACTAAAAAGTAATATGATAGAACTCGATGGACCTTGGATTCAATTAAGTAAAGAAAAGGTAAGTGAGGCTGTTCATGTTTTCAAAAGAAATGGCATATACTATTTTAGTGCTAGAGTTGGTCCCGTTACTAAATACTGGATGGCAAATACTCCTTTGCCTCAGTATGCGACTTTAAAAGGGGAATTAGCTCCAAATGCTCCAAATGCACCTAATCATACTTCAGCTATTGAATTTAAAAATGAATGGTATTTATTTTACCATCGAGGCGATATAAACGAAGGTTCTTTTCATAAAAGATCTGCTTGTTTTGAAAAAATGTTATTTCGAGAAGATGGGACTATATTACCAATTGAATATTCATTAGATAATAATTAA